ATGATCCTGTACGCGGGCGGGTCGATCGCGCTGCTGTTCACCGCGGGGTTCATGTTCACGCCGCAGACGAACATCGCGGTGACGGAGTTCTGGCGCTGGTGGGTCGTCCACATGTGGGTCGAGGGCGCCTTCGAGTTCTTCATCGTCGCCGTCGTCGGCATGACGCTGGTGTCGATGAACCTCCTGCGGCGCCGCTCGGCCGAGAAGGCCGTCATGGTCGAGGCGTTGCTCGTGATGGGCACGGGCGTCATCGGCGTCAGCCACCACTACTGGTGGATCGGGATGCCCGACCTGTGGATCCCGATCGGCAGCGTGTTCTCGACGCTTGAGCTGATCCCGCTGGTCGTCATCCTGCTGGAGGCGCTCAACGAGTACCGGGCGCTCGCGACCAGCGGCGAGTCGTTCCCGTACACCCTTCCGTTCATGTTCATCATCGCGTCGGGGCTGTGGAACTTCGTCGGCGCCGGCGTGCTCGGCTTCTTCATCAACCTCCCGCTGATCAACTACTACGAGCACGGCACCTACCTCACGGTCGGGCACGCCCACGCGGCGATGTTCGGCGCGTTCGGCTTCCTCGCCATCGGCATGGCGACGTACGTGCTCCGCTTCACGATCCGCGACTGGAGCGGTCGTCGCCTCCGCTGGGCGTTCTGGCTGTGGAACGTCGGCCTCGCGCTGATGGTGTTCGTCTCGGTGCTCCCGGTCGGCTTCCTCCAACTGGAGGCGGTGTTCACCGGGAGCTACGACGCCGCGCGCTCGCTGGCGTTCTACGGGCGTCCGCTCGTCCAGACGCTGTTCTGGGCGCGCCTCCCCGGTGACACGATGATCATCGCGGGCACGGCGTTGTTCGTGTACGACGTGGCCGCGAAACTCCGCACCCGCCGTGTGGCCGACGACGCCGACAGCGTCGCCACCACCGGCGCGGTGCGGGCGTTCCTGAGCGACGACTGACCGCCACGACGCCTCGCCGTGGCGGGACACCGGGTCCGAGCGCCCCTGCGACGCGCGCTCGACCCGGCCTGCCGGTGAGCACGCCCCTGCGACGACCGGAGTCGGCTCGTCGTGTCGGGGAGCCGACTCGACGCCGGCGGCCGATGTACGGCTTATTTGACCGGCCCAGCGGGAGGGACACCAATGACCGACGCCTTCGCGGACAGGTCGCTCGCCGACCACCGGCGCGCGTTCGAGAAGATCTGGTGGCAGAACCCCGAGCGACAGAACGCGACGTCGTCCTCGTGGTGGTTCTTCCTCCTGTTCCCGGAGGGCGAGGAGGGGTACGGGCCGCGACAGCTCATGTTCTCGGTCGCCGCCTGCGTGGGTGACCAGTCCCGCGTGAACGACCTGCCGCCGGGTGGGATGGACGCCGACCGACCCGTCGCCGACGGCGTCGACCGGTTCGACGCGACGACGGTCGGGTGGGCCGGCGACGAGGACGTGGTCCACGACCACGTCGTCAGGCAGCCGGCGGAGGCGGTGTTGTCCCGCGAGGACCAGCGGCTCGACGCGTGGGCAGAGGGCGACGACGGCACCAGACGCGGAAGCGAACTGACGGCGCTGTCCGACGACGACTCCCTCGGACTGCGGGCCCACGTCGTCGGCGACGACGCCGAGGCGGAGTTCGAGGCGTGGGGCGCCCTCGACTCGAAGATGACCTCGCCCCACACGTCCCTGGACGTGGACACCCCGTTGGGTGGCGCCGAGGTCGTCGCGTGGCGCCGGATGGCGTTCGAGGGGGAGTTCGACCTGCCCGACGGCCCCGAGACGCTGTCGGGGTCGTGTTACTTCCAGCGCGTGTGCTTCGACGTCCCGTTGATGCCGTGGAAGTGGATCTGGGCCGTCTTCCCGGACGGAACCTCCTTCTCGGTGTTGGTGCCGTTCGTCGGCCCACAGTTGTTCCGCCGTGGGTACGGGTTCTCCGCCTCGAGTAGGCTCGAACGACTGACGATCCCCCTCCGCCAGACCGGCTTCTGGAACTGGGGGTCGGGCGAGGGCCACGTCGAGTTCGATCGCATCACCGTCGAGCCGTTGCTCGGCACCGGCGAACACCCCGACTTCGACGTTCGCGTCGAGAACGAGGCGGGCGACTACGTGCGGTTCGTCGCTCGGACGTACGGCCACGCGAGGAACTGGCTCGACCGGCCGCGACTCGGCGGCCGGGTCACCTCGCACTGGAGTTACAACGAGTTCATGTTCCGGATGGCCGGCCTCGCGGGGACCGTCGGCGGCACGCCGATCGACGCCGAGTCGATGGGGACCGGGTTCGGAACGCTGGAGTACAGCACCGGATTCGGGCTGTGAGTCCGCGGCCGGCCCGCCGGTCAGATCGAGGGCACAGTCCCGCCTCCGAGAGGCGAGGCGCAGATCGGTGACCACCCGTGCAGCGGGCGTGAGCGACGCCGCGCTCTGGTGTCGCCGTCTCGGCGCCCGTGAACGTGTTCGTCGCGGTCCCCCGCGATCGAAAACCGCGACGCCGCTTGATGGGGGTCGTGTCCCAACACGCAAACGCGAGGTGCCAACCGATGCCACAAACCCGACGCACGACGCTGAAGGCGATCGGCGCGGGCGCCGGCGGGACCGCGCTCGCCGGATGTTCGGGCCGTGCGCCGACCGATAGCGAGACCGAGACCGCTCGCGAGACGACCGAGCGACAGAGCGGGAAGCCGACGACGAACCGCGTCGCGGCCGACCCCACGGACGTCCCGGATCCGATCGATCGCGACGAGCCGGAGACCGTCGAGGTGGAGTTGACGGCCCAGGAGGTCCGCGCGGAAGTCGAGGACGGCGTCGTGTACGACTACATGACGTTCGACGGGCAGATCCCGGGTCCGATGATCCGCGTCCGTCGGGGGGACACGGTGAAGTTCAACTTGAAGAACGCCTCGTCGAACGCGATGCCGCACAACGTCGACTTCCACGCCGTGTACGGCACCGCCGGCGGCGCGATCGCGACGAACGCCGCCCCCGGCGCGGAGAACGCTATGGAGTTCCAAGCGCGGTACCCCGGCGCCTACATCTACCACTGTGCGGTCCCGAACCTCGACTACCACATCGCGTCGGGCATGTTCGGGATGATCCTCGTCGAACCGGAGGAGGGCCTACCGGAGGTCGACCGCGAGTTCTACTTCGGCCAGCACGAACTGTACACCGACAAGGCCGCCGGCGAGAAGGGGCGCCACAGCTTCGACGTGGAGGCGATGAAGGCGGAGGACCCGACGTACGTCCTCCTCAACGGCCAGAAGTACGCCATCACGCCCGACGGCTTCGGCACCCCCACCGCGAAGACCGGCGAGACCGCTCGCGTGTTCATGGTGACGGGCGGGCCGAACCTCAACAGCAACTTCCACCCCATCGGCAACGTCTGGACGGAGGCGTACCGGGACGGCGGCCTCGCCGGTCGCCCCGAGCAGTACCTCCAGACGGTGAACGTGCCGCCGGGGAGCTGTATGGTCGGCACCCTCGACTTCCCGGTGCCCGAGCACGTGAAGCTCGTCGACCACGCACTGTCGCGGGTCGCCCGCAAGGGGATGATGGGCGTCGTCACCGTCGAGGGCGAGGAGAAGCCCGACGTGTTCGACCCGAGTCCCGACACCCCGGCCCCGGAGGACGAGGAGGGACCGATGTACTGACTCACGCCCGCCCCGGCCATCGACCCGTCCTCGCTCGGCCACGTCGCCACATCCCCACTCGGCCACGTCGCCCCATCCACCTCCCGCCATCTCCCCTCACCTCCTTCCACGCCGCCCGTTCGCCGCGCAGCCGCACCGTCCGTCTTCAGGGGTCGCGGCGCTCGCTCGTCCCGACCGCACCTCTCGCTCCCGCAGCTGAGCGAAGACGTTCGGGGAAGTGCCGACGGACCGGGCGTCCGTACCCGGGATCGATGACCGCGAACGCCGACGCCGCGGCGGAGACGGACCGGGACACAGAGCGCGACGACGGCGAGCGCCACGACACGTCGTGGTCGGCGAAACTGGAGGCGCCGCGCCACGCGGACGACGAGGCGCTCGTGTGCGCGGCGGCGGTCGACGCCGTCGAGCGGACCGCGGACGGCGTCCACGTCAACCTCGTCACTCACGGGGATCTGGGTCACCCCGAGACGTACCTCTACCCGGCGCTGGCAGATCGGTTCGGGGACGACGTGACGTGGCGCTTCGTCGACCGCTGCGGCTGTGGCGGGTACGTCACTCGCGTCACGAAGTAGCGTCGCGGCGGACGCGACCCGGACACCGCCGCCCTCCGACCGCTCTTCTCGTGGCCCGCCCGCGAGGAGGCCCGCGAGCGTCCACGGCGCCTGTTCGACCGTGGCGTGCCCGAGAGTGGGTCAGAACCCCGCGGGAGTCGCCGCGGGGTCGACGCCCCACGGTCCGAGGTCGTCGCCCGCCCCGGATCGGTCGTCGCTCATCCGCCCGCGGCCGACGGCGAGGTCGGCCGCTCGGGGTCGACGCCGAGGGCGTCCTCGGCGAACCGTTTGATCACCTTCCCCTCCGCCCGGTGGAGGCGCTCGCTCGCGGTCGACTTCGCGATCCCCTGCCGCTCGGCGAGCGCGGTCAGCGTCGACTCGCGGGGCGTGTCGTAGTAGCCGGTCTCGATGGCGGCCGTCAGGATCCGTCGCTGGGCGTCGGTGAGCAGGTCCTCGGCGTCGAGCGCGTCGTGGACGTAGTCGACGGTGTAGCCGATGCCTGTCGCCTCCAGCGCCGTCGCCAGCGCCGAGAGCCGCTCGCGCGCCCCCGCGACCGTGAGGTCGGCGACCCCGTCGGCGACGACGATCGGGAACTCGATGGGGATGCGCGCCTCGCGGAGCGGTCCCAACAGCCGCGGGTCGGTCGTCTCGACGCGGAGGACGACCTCGCGGACGTCCTCGGCGGCCCGCTGGATCTCCACCTCGCCGACGCTGTCTGCGGACTCGATGTCGCGGACGACGGCCGGGGCGTCGTCGGCGCGGAGGCTCACCAACGTCACGCCGCGGTCGCCCTCCGTCGACAGCACCGACAGCACGGACAGCCGCGCGTCGGGGTGGTCGCGCGAGACCGCCCCCGGCCACGTGTCGGCGGGCAGCGTCACTCGGAGCTTCGCGCGGGCCACCGTCGCTCACCTCCGGTCGCGCCCGGCGTCGGCGCCGCCGTCGGCGCGGTAGCCGTCGCCGCTCCCCGGGTCGGGACCGAAGTCGTCGCCGAGCACGAGCAACACCAGCCCGAACACGAGCGGCGACAGCGCCGCGGCCAGTCCGCCGCCGGCGAGCAGGTATGCGGGTGCCTCGCCCGCGCCGCCGCCGCTCCCGCCGTCGGCGGCCCCCGCGGCCGTCGTGTTCGTCGACTCGGCGGTCGCCGTCGTGTCGGTGCTGGTGTCGGTGCCGCCGGCCTCGCCGCCCGCGTCGCCCGTTTCCCCGCCGCCGTCGCCGCCGTCGCCGCCGACCTCGGCGTCGCCGACGACGACGGCGCCTTTCATCCCCATCGCCTTGTGTGGGGTGCAGGCGTAGCGGTAGACGCCCGCCTCCTCGAACGTGTACTCGAACGTGTGACCGGCCTCGCCGACGAGGTCCGTCTCGAAGGCGCCGCCCTCGGCGACGACGTTGTGCGACCCACCGTTACCGGTCCACTCCCACGTGACGGTCGTTCCGGGGTCGACGCGCACCGCGGCGGGACCGAACCCGAACGCGCCGCCGTTCGCCTCCGATCCGACCTCGACGGTGACCGACCCACTCCCCGTCTCGTCGACGACGCCGTCGTAGTTCCCCGTGTTCGAGAACCACTCGGCCAGCCCACCGCCGGACTGCGCCGCCGCTGGCGTCGCCGCCGCGCCGCCTGCCGCTGCCGCTCCGGTCGCCAGCGCCGTTCGGAGTACGGTCCGTCGCGTCGCCGATGGTGTTCGGGAGTTCGACATACATGTTCGGCTTGTGGCTGCCCAGAAAAGGGAGGGACAGCCGAGTCCCAGTCGCTGGGAACCGCTCGCGACCGGTCCCCGTGTCCCGGTCGCCGTCGTCGGCCACGACTTTTCGGCAAGCCTAAAAGCCGCCTCCACTATCGGCGAGTATGCACGAACGCGGCTACACCCTCGACGACGTGAGCGTCGTCATGGGTGCGTACAACGAGGCCGAGGCGATCGGCCCGGTGCTCGACGACATCGACACGGCGACCGACGGCCGAGCGGAGGTCGTCGTCGTGGACAGCTCCGACGACGGCACCGCGGAGATCGCCCGCGAGCGGGGTGCCCGCGTGGTTCCCCAACCCCCGAGCGGCTACGGCGCCGCGGTGCGACGGGCGCTGTACGAGGCGAGCAACCCGGTTCGGATCACGACCGACTGCGACGGCACCTACCCGATGGAGCGCATCCCGGACTTCCTCGCGTTGATCGACGAGGGGTACGACGTGGTGAGCGGGGACCGACTGTACCACGGCGCCGAGACGATGCCGGCGATGAACCGCCTCGGCAACAAGCTGTTCGCGGCGACCGCGAGCGTCCTCGGCGGCCACACGCTCCACGACGTGACGACCGGGATGCGCGCGTACCACGAGGACGTGATCGAGTCGATCCGGTGGACCGAGAACACCGGCTTGTCCGCGGAACTGCTCATCCGCCCGGCGATGCGCGGCTACCGGATCCGGCAGGAGCCGATCGCCTACGACGAACGCCTCGGCGAGACGAAACTCGACCCCTTCTCGGGGGGTGCCGAGATCGGGAAGTCGATCCTCAAGTGCTGCATCGAGGAACGCCTCGGGATCGGCCGCTGACGACGACCGATCACCGGTTCGACGGTATCCGGGATCCACACGACCGCCGTCGGTAGCGAACCGATACGAACCGATAGGCACGGTGCTGTCGGAGATCGAATAGGTGTCGGACGTGTCACTACACGCCATCGAAGACCTCGACGACGCGTACCGTGCGACGAGAGCGCTGCTGTTGCCGATCGACCGGTCGCTGTGGGTCAGGCTGGCGGTCGTGGTGTTGTTCGTCGGGGGACCGAGCCTCGGGTTCAACGGGGCACAAAGCTCCGTCCCGGTGGACTCGGGCGGCCCCGGCGAGCCGTTCCCGGCGACGCCGCCCGTCGGCGCGGAAGTGTGGGCGGTCGTCGCGACGGTCGTCGCGGCGGCGGTGCTGATCGGACTGGCGCTGTTGTTCGTCGGCTCCGTGATGGAGTTCGTGCTGATCGAGGCGGTCCGGAACGAGGACGCGAGGATCGGGACGTACTGGCGCCGCCGGTGGCGACAGGGGCTGCGGCTGTTCGGCTTCCGACTGGTGATCGGCGTGCTCACGCTCGGGAGCGCCGCCGTGATCGCCGGGCTGGTGCTCCTCCCGGTGGTCGTGGGCGGCGGCACCGACCCCGCCGCGGGGCTGTCGGTGGTGGCGCTGCTGTTGCTCGTGCCCGTCGTGGTCGCGCTGGCGGTCGTCTCCGGGCTGGTCTCGGGGTTCACGACGACGTTCGTGGTGCCGGTGATGGTCCGGGAGGAACGGACGGTGCTGGGCGCGTGGGGTCGGCTGTGGCCGACGATCACGGCCCACCCGTGGCAGTACCTCGCGTTCGTCGTCGTCAGCGTGTTGGTGAACCTCGTGTTGGGGATCCTCCTCGGGATCGCGGTCGCCTTCGCGGCTATCCTCCTGTTGATCCCGTTCGGACTGATCGGCGGCATCGGCGTGTTGCTGTTCTCGGCGGTGGAATCCCTCGGGATCGCCGTGATCGTCGTGACGGCGTTGCTGTTCGCGCTCGCGCTGCTGGTCGCGAGCGCGCTCCTCCAAGTGCCGGTCGTGGTCTACCTCCGCTACTACGCGCTGCTCGTGTTGGGCGACGTCGAGGCGTCGCTCGATTTGATCCCCGAGCGACGCGCCGCGGTGCGCGCCGACGGCGGCGCGGCGGGGACGGACGCGACAGGGTCCGACGCGGCCGCAACGGACACGACCGGATCGGACGAGGAGGTGTCCGACGGGACCGCCGACGGAGCGGTCGACGACGACGCCGGCGACGACGACGTCGGCGACGCCCGCAGCGACGACGCCGAGGGGGACGGCGACGACGACGAGCGCCCGGGGTGACTCCGCCCGGTGCTCACGCGACGACGACGGCGAGCGAGACGCCGACGAAGACGACGTGTGTCGCGGCGTGGCCCACCATCGCCGCCTCCAGACTGTGGCGCCAGAACAGCCAGCCGTAGGCGACCCCGGCCGCGGCGTTGCCGACGACGACGAACGCGACCACGCTCGGCGTCAGTTCCCCGTAGAGCGTCTGTGCCGCCGGGATGTGGCCCACTCCGAACAACACCGCGGAGACGAGGATCGCCGTCCACGCCACGCCGGCCGAGAGCACGCCCCGCTCCCCGTCGTTCGCGTGCCACAGAACGGCCGCGACCGCCGACATGACCCCCCATCGCAGGAGGAGTTCCTCGGTGATCCCGCCGTAGAGGATCCGCAACGGCACCCCCGACAGCACGGCCGCGACGGAGGCGCCGTCGCCCGAGACGGCGCCGTCGGTCCCGAGCAGCGCGGCCGCCGCCAGGAGCACGACGCCCGCGAGCGCGCCCAGCCCCACGGCCGGGCGGAGTTCCGCACCGAACCCGGCCCACGCCGCCGGGTCGCCGTCCGCGCGGTCGCGGACCCGCGACCGGAGTGCGACCCGCGGGGCGGCGACGAGACCGACCGCGACGGCGGTCGCGAGCAGGAGGGCCGGCTGGACGGACACGAGGACGAGGAGCAGCGCGGGCGACAGCGAGGCGACCGGCTCGGGAAGCCCGCCCCCGAACACCGCGGTCGCGCTCGCGGCGACGACTCCCGTCGTCCCCAGTCCGAACAGCGCGGCGAACCGGCGCAGGCCGCCCCGTGTGGGGCGCAGCGACGCGAGCGACTCGCCGACCGTCATCCCGCCACGGGTGTGTCGCCCGGCTGTGTGCCGTCGCCGCCGACCTCGGTGCCGGGCGGTCCCGTTCCGGTCCCGCGGCGCGACGGCTCGGGCGTTCCGTGCGGCTCGGACCGCTCGGGCGGACGGACGGGCGGTGTCACGGTCGCCCCCTCACTGGGCGACGTACCCACCGTCGACCGGGAGCGCCGTCCCGGTGACGAACGAGGCGCCGTCCGAGCACAGCCACACGACCGCGTCGGCGACCTCCGAGGGCTGGCCCATCCGCTTCATCGCCTGCGGGGCGACGACCGCCTCGGCGGCCGCGTCGTCGCCGCCGGTGAACCGCTCGATCATCGGCGTGTCGATCACGCCGGGACACACCGCGTTGACGCGGATCCCGTCCTCGGCGGTCTCGACGGCGACCGAGCGGGTCAGCCCGACGACGCCGTGTTTGGCCGCGTAGTACGGGGTGAGGTCGGCCGCGCCCACCAGCCCCGCGACGGACGCGGTGTTGACGACGGCGCCGCCGCCGCGCTCGCGCAGCGCGGGCACCTCGTGTTTGAGCGCGTAGTACATCCCCGTCAGGTTCACCCCGATCACCCGGTCCCAGTTCTCGGTCGACTGTTCGTCGACGGGCGCCGCGTCGCCCTCGATGCCGGCGTTGTTGTGGGCGATGTCCAGCCCGCCGAACTCGTCGGTCACCGACTCGACCAACCGTTCGACGCTGTCCTCGTCGCTCACGTCGACCGCGAAGAACGCGGCCTCGCCGCCGGCCTCGCGGATCGCTGCCGCGGTGTCGGCGCCCGCGTCCTCGTCGACGTCGGCGACCGCGACCTTCGCGCCGTGGTCGGCGAAGCGCATCGCCGTCGCACGTCCGATACCCGACCCCCCGCCCGTCACGACCGCGACCTCGTCGGCTAGTCCGTTCATAGGTGTCCACGTGGCTGTCGCCACCGCTCCGTCTACGGGCGAGGGCGGGATAGCGGTAGTTACGGATCGGTGGCAGATTGTCGAACCGACGCGACCCCGGCGGTCCCGAGCCGCGACGGCCGGGCGGTCGCCGTCCCGACCGCCACGTCGACGCCGCGGTCCGGCGGCGGCTCCCCGACCCCCTGCGGGACACACCGCGTCGGCACCGGACACCGCTCGACCGTCGGCGACAGCGCCCGCAGCGAGCCGTCGCCCTCGCGTGCGACCGGGAACACGACCTGGTAACTGTACCCCGTCGACGGTCCCGTCGCGACGTACACTTCCAGGTGGACCTCGTCGTCGGCGTCGAGCGCGACGGTGCCGTCCTCCTGTCCGCTCGGCCTGAGTTCCGGGCCGGTGACGGTCACGGCGTCCCCCTCGGCGACCGCCCGGAGCGTCAGCGGCCCGGCGTCGTCGGTCGCGACGAGGTACGCAGACCCCTCGTCGGTCGTCACGCGGACGGTGGTGCTCTCGGTGTCGGCGGGCCGCCCGAGCGTCGCCGCGACGACGACCCGGTCGCCCGACACGCGCTCGACGGGGACGACCGCGCCCTCGACGGTCGAGTCGTCGGTCGGCGACCACGAGCCGGTGTGGACGTAGCGGTACAGGTCGCGCTCGGCGAACGCCTCGCTCACCGCCAACTCCCGGGTGTCGCCGAGGGCGTACACCGTGTCGCCGCCGTACCCGGCGTCGTTCCGCAGCGTCTGGAACGGGTGGTTCAGCCACGGCCCGTACGGCGTCGGGAGGAACACGACCGCGTCGTCGGGGGCGCCGCCGTTCGCGAGCGGGCCGTAGCCGGCCCGGAGTTCCTCGGTGACCGCGGCGTTGCGCTCGACCGTGTCGTCGACCGCGCCCGCAGCGGCGACGCCGCCGACGCCGGCCGCGAGGAGGACCATCGCCGCCACGACCGTCCGGGCGTGTCGACCCCCGATCCGGTCGCGGCGGGCCGCGAGCGACCGGGTCGCCGACGCGAGTGCGTCGACACCGGCGACGCACGCGACCGCCGCGAACACCGCCGTCGGGACGATCAGGTCGAAGTGGTAGTACGGCCCGAGGTAGTAGATCAGCCCGTCCGTCGACACCTCGAGCGCGCCGAGGACGTTGAAGTTCCCCCAGAAGGCGACGTTGCCGCCGGCGACGGTCGCGACCGTCGTCGCGAGCAGCCCCCGGCGGATGCGGGCGTCCGGCGTCGCCGCCGCGTCGCTCCACCGGCCGATCCGGCCCGGGAGGCGGTCGCCGGCGAGCGCGACCGCGACGCCGACCGCGGCGACGGCGGCGCCCAGCGACCCCGCGACGACCCAGTCGGTCACGAGCGTCTCCAGCACGAGGCGGTTCGCCTCCAGCGCCAACTCGGGCGTGTAGTCGACCTCGTGGCCGAGGATGGCGCGCTCGCCGAAGCCGACGCCGTCCTCCGGGGCGAACGCCAGATACGGGAACACCAGCGGGTCGCCCGTGACGACGGCGTTGTACCCCAACGCCGCGACGACGCCCGCGGTCCCGCCGGTCGCCGTGATCAGTCGCCGGCGGAACAGCCCGCGGGCGTCCTCACCCCCGGCGCCTCCGCCGAACGGGACGCGCCACGCGCCCGAGGCGCCGAGCGTCGCGACCGCGTGGAGCACGAACGGGAGCGCGAACAGGACGGCGGTGTACGGCCGTGCGAAGAAGGCGAGTCCGACCGCGACCCCCGCCAGTGCCGCGTCGCGGCCGCTCGCCCGTCGTTCGCTCCGGAGGTACCACACCGCGAAGGCGACGTTCAGCGCCGCCGTCAGCATGTACGGGAGGAAGACGCCGGCGTGGACGACGAACAGCGGCGTCGCGAGCAGGAGGACGCCGGCGAGGGCGCCGACGCGGGCGTCGAACAGCTCCCGGCCGAGCGCGACCGTGCCGGCGACCAGTCCGGCGGCGATGCCGGCGAGCGCCACCGGGTAGCCGCCGAGGAGCTTCCCGAGCGCGAACACGGCCGCCGGCACCGGCGCGTACTTCGAGTACAGCCCCGCCGGCCCGTCGACGAAGAACCACGGCCGGAACGCCGCCGGCACCGGCGGCCGGAGGTAGAGCTTCCCGTGCAACAGCAGCTCCGCTTGCTGGAGATACACCCCCTCGTCGTGGTTCAGCGACCGGAACGGGAACAGGTCGCCGGCGGCGACGAGCGCGACGACGGCGCCCGCGAGCGCGAGAACCGCCGCGGCGACCCGGCCCGCGTCGGCGGCCGCGACCCTCGCAGGGAGCGCCGCGCGGACGGACTCGGCGGTAGTCTGGTCGGCGCTCCGACCCCCGCCGCGGTCGTCGCCCGCGGGCGACCCACCGGACATCTACCGTGCGGGGTACCACGCGAGCGCGTGGTCGGCGACGAGCGTCACCGCGACCGGCTCGCCGACGTCGAACTCCTCGGTGTGGTTGTGGAGACACCGGAGGACGGTGCCGTCGTGGAGCTTCACGTGGTAGACGAACGACGGGCCGGTGTACTGACGGCGGATCACTTCGCCGTCGGCGTCGCCCTCGGCCACCGGCGTCGCGCGGAGGTCGTCGGGCCGCACGAGCACGTCGACGTGGCTGCCGACGTAGCCGTCGCCAAGTCCCGTCAGCAGGTCGCGGTCGTAGGCGCCGACGACGGTCTCGATGCCGTCCTCGGCGACGCGGGCGGGGAGGAAGCTCGCCTGCCCGAGGAAGGAGGCGACGAACCGGGAGGTCGGGTGTTCGAACACCTCGCCTGGGTCGCCCACCTGCTCGACGGTGCCGTCGTTGACGACGGCGACCCGGTCGGAGATGGACAGCGCCTCCTCCTGGTCGTGGGTGACGGAGACGGCGGTGACGCCCGCCTCGTCGAGGATGCGCTTCACCTCCTCGCGCATCCGCACGCGGAGGCTCACGTCGAGGTTCGAGAACGGCTCGTCGAGCAACAGTACGTCCGGTTCCGGCGCCAGCGAGCGCGCCAGCGCGACGCGTTGGCGCTGGCCGCCGGACAGGTCCGCCGGCGAGCGGTCGCCGTAGTCGGCCAGCCCCACCAGATCGAGCAGGTCGGCGACGCGCTCGGCCGCCGCCTCCGAGTCGGGGTCGTCCAGCCCGAAGGCGACGTTCTCCGCGACCGTGAGGTGGGGGAACAGCGC
The sequence above is a segment of the Halobaculum lipolyticum genome. Coding sequences within it:
- a CDS encoding SDR family NAD(P)-dependent oxidoreductase; protein product: MNGLADEVAVVTGGGSGIGRATAMRFADHGAKVAVADVDEDAGADTAAAIREAGGEAAFFAVDVSDEDSVERLVESVTDEFGGLDIAHNNAGIEGDAAPVDEQSTENWDRVIGVNLTGMYYALKHEVPALRERGGGAVVNTASVAGLVGAADLTPYYAAKHGVVGLTRSVAVETAEDGIRVNAVCPGVIDTPMIERFTGGDDAAAEAVVAPQAMKRMGQPSEVADAVVWLCSDGASFVTGTALPVDGGYVAQ
- the nirK gene encoding copper-containing nitrite reductase: MPQTRRTTLKAIGAGAGGTALAGCSGRAPTDSETETARETTERQSGKPTTNRVAADPTDVPDPIDRDEPETVEVELTAQEVRAEVEDGVVYDYMTFDGQIPGPMIRVRRGDTVKFNLKNASSNAMPHNVDFHAVYGTAGGAIATNAAPGAENAMEFQARYPGAYIYHCAVPNLDYHIASGMFGMILVEPEEGLPEVDREFYFGQHELYTDKAAGEKGRHSFDVEAMKAEDPTYVLLNGQKYAITPDGFGTPTAKTGETARVFMVTGGPNLNSNFHPIGNVWTEAYRDGGLAGRPEQYLQTVNVPPGSCMVGTLDFPVPEHVKLVDHALSRVARKGMMGVVTVEGEEKPDVFDPSPDTPAPEDEEGPMY
- a CDS encoding helix-turn-helix domain-containing protein encodes the protein MARAKLRVTLPADTWPGAVSRDHPDARLSVLSVLSTEGDRGVTLVSLRADDAPAVVRDIESADSVGEVEIQRAAEDVREVVLRVETTDPRLLGPLREARIPIEFPIVVADGVADLTVAGARERLSALATALEATGIGYTVDYVHDALDAEDLLTDAQRRILTAAIETGYYDTPRESTLTALAERQGIAKSTASERLHRAEGKVIKRFAEDALGVDPERPTSPSAAGG
- a CDS encoding DUF7544 domain-containing protein, with amino-acid sequence MSLHAIEDLDDAYRATRALLLPIDRSLWVRLAVVVLFVGGPSLGFNGAQSSVPVDSGGPGEPFPATPPVGAEVWAVVATVVAAAVLIGLALLFVGSVMEFVLIEAVRNEDARIGTYWRRRWRQGLRLFGFRLVIGVLTLGSAAVIAGLVLLPVVVGGGTDPAAGLSVVALLLLVPVVVALAVVSGLVSGFTTTFVVPVMVREERTVLGAWGRLWPTITAHPWQYLAFVVVSVLVNLVLGILLGIAVAFAAILLLIPFGLIGGIGVLLFSAVESLGIAVIVVTALLFALALLVASALLQVPVVVYLRYYALLVLGDVEASLDLIPERRAAVRADGGAAGTDATGSDAAATDTTGSDEEVSDGTADGAVDDDAGDDDVGDARSDDAEGDGDDDERPG
- a CDS encoding CPBP family intramembrane glutamic endopeptidase, with amino-acid sequence MTVGESLASLRPTRGGLRRFAALFGLGTTGVVAASATAVFGGGLPEPVASLSPALLLVLVSVQPALLLATAVAVGLVAAPRVALRSRVRDRADGDPAAWAGFGAELRPAVGLGALAGVVLLAAAALLGTDGAVSGDGASVAAVLSGVPLRILYGGITEELLLRWGVMSAVAAVLWHANDGERGVLSAGVAWTAILVSAVLFGVGHIPAAQTLYGELTPSVVAFVVVGNAAAGVAYGWLFWRHSLEAAMVGHAATHVVFVGVSLAVVVA
- a CDS encoding dolichyl-phosphate hexose transferase — encoded protein: MHERGYTLDDVSVVMGAYNEAEAIGPVLDDIDTATDGRAEVVVVDSSDDGTAEIARERGARVVPQPPSGYGAAVRRALYEASNPVRITTDCDGTYPMERIPDFLALIDEGYDVVSGDRLYHGAETMPAMNRLGNKLFAATASVLGGHTLHDVTTGMRAYHEDVIESIRWTENTGLSAELLIRPAMRGYRIRQEPIAYDERLGETKLDPFSGGAEIGKSILKCCIEERLGIGR
- a CDS encoding ArnT family glycosyltransferase codes for the protein MSGGSPAGDDRGGGRSADQTTAESVRAALPARVAAADAGRVAAAVLALAGAVVALVAAGDLFPFRSLNHDEGVYLQQAELLLHGKLYLRPPVPAAFRPWFFVDGPAGLYSKYAPVPAAVFALGKLLGGYPVALAGIAAGLVAGTVALGRELFDARVGALAGVLLLATPLFVVHAGVFLPYMLTAALNVAFAVWYLRSERRASGRDAALAGVAVGLAFFARPYTAVLFALPFVLHAVATLGASGAWRVPFGGGAGGEDARGLFRRRLITATGGTAGVVAALGYNAVVTGDPLVFPYLAFAPEDGVGFGERAILGHEVDYTPELALEANRLVLETLVTDWVVAGSLGAAVAAVGVAVALAGDRLPGRIGRWSDAAATPDARIRRGLLATTVATVAGGNVAFWGNFNVLGALEVSTDGLIYYLGPYYHFDLIVPTAVFAAVACVAGVDALASATRSLAARRDRIGGRHARTVVAAMVLLAAGVGGVAAAGAVDDTVERNAAVTEELRAGYGPLANGGAPDDAVVFLPTPYGPWLNHPFQTLRNDAGYGGDTVYALGDTRELAVSEAFAERDLYRYVHTGSWSPTDDSTVEGAVVPVERVSGDRVVVAATLGRPADTESTTVRVTTDEGSAYLVATDDAGPLTLRAVAEGDAVTVTGPELRPSGQEDGTVALDADDEVHLEVYVATGPSTGYSYQVVFPVAREGDGSLRALSPTVERCPVPTRCVPQGVGEPPPDRGVDVAVGTATARPSRLGTAGVASVRQSATDP
- a CDS encoding CGCGG family putative rSAM-modified RiPP protein; protein product: MTANADAAAETDRDTERDDGERHDTSWSAKLEAPRHADDEALVCAAAVDAVERTADGVHVNLVTHGDLGHPETYLYPALADRFGDDVTWRFVDRCGCGGYVTRVTK